The proteins below are encoded in one region of Hordeum vulgare subsp. vulgare chromosome 3H, MorexV3_pseudomolecules_assembly, whole genome shotgun sequence:
- the LOC123441092 gene encoding rho GTPase-activating protein 2-like yields MDIGGGSGGGEEEEVDRAAGAGSSDQQRMKIGWPTDVRHVAHVTFDRFHGFRGVPAELQPEPALAKAPSASKTAFGVSTESMQCAHDARGNSVPTILLLLQRRLYEQGGLKTEGIFRVAADGAQEQRVRDQLDLAASVPEDADVHCLAGLIKAWFRELPGGLLDALPEDEVARCATEEAAARLIGKLPAAKAALLDWAVQLMADVASEEARNRMGTRNVAMVFAPNMTQEVDPLTALKYAVQVMNFLNLLIERALRQRQQDQKKKQPK; encoded by the exons ATGGAcatcggcggcggcagcggcggtggcgaggaggaggaggtggaccgtGCCGCCGGCGCCGGCAGCAGCGACCAGCAGAGGATGAAGATCGGCTGGCCCACCGACGTCCGCCACGTCGCGCACGTCACCTTCGACCGCTTCCACGGCTTCCGCGGCGTCCCCGCCGAGCTCCAGCCCGAGCCCGCCCTCGCCAAGGCCCCCAGCGCAAG CAAGACGGCGTTCGGCGTGTCAACGGAGTCGATGCAGTGCGCGCACGACGCGCGGGGGAACAGCGTGCCCACCATCCTGCTCCTCCTGCAGCGCCGCCTCTACGAGCAGGGCGGCCTCAAGACGGAGGGCATCTTCCGCGTGGCCGCGGACGGCGCGCAGGAGCAGCGCGTCAGGGACCAGCTCGACCTCGCCGCGTCCGTGCCGGAGGACGCCGACGTGCACTGCCTGGCGGGGCTCATCAAGGCATGGTTCAGGGAGCTGCCGGGGGGCCTGCTGGACGcgctgcctgaggatgaggtggcGCGCTGCGCCaccgaggaggcggcggctaggttGATCGGCAAGCTGCCGGCGGCCAAGGCGGCGCTGCTCGACTGGGCCGTGCAGCTCATGGCGGACGTGGCGAGCGAGGAGGCGCGGAACCGGATGGGCACCCGCAACGTCGCCATGGTCTTCGCGCCCAACATGACGCAG GAGGTGGATCCTCTGACAGCACTCAAGTACGCGGTGCAGGTGATGAACTTCCTCAACCTGCTCATCGAGCGGGCGCTCCGACAAAGGCAGCAAGACCAGAAGAAGAAGCAACCTAAGTAG